CGAGATGCCGGGCGTATACGTCGAGGGCGAACTTGACATCGTGGGAACCATCGTGGGCGTCGTGGACCGTCCGCGCCTCATCGACGGCCGGCGCATCGAACCCGGTGACGTGGTCGTGGCCCTGCCCAGCAGCGGCCTGCACACCAACGGCTTTTCGCTGGCGCGGCTGGCGCTCGACGACCTCGACTGGGAGGAAGCGCGCGACGACCTCGGCGGGCTGTCTCTGGCCGAGGTGCTGCCGGTGCCGCACCGCAGCTACCTGCCTGCCTTTGCGGCGCTGGAGGCCGCCGGGGTGGACGTGCGCGGTATGGCCCACATCACCGGAGGCGGTCTGGTGGACAACCCGCCACGCGTGTTCCCCGGCGGCGTGGGAATGCGGATCGACACCGGGTCGTGGACTGTTCCGCCGGTCTTCGAGCTCATCGTAGCGCGTTCGGGGGCGGAGCGCCGGGAGGCCTTCCGCGCGTTGAACATGGGTGTGGGGTTCCTGTTCATCCTGCCCGCCGCGCAGCAGCAAGAGGCCCTGTCGGCCCTGCTTGCCGCCGGCGAGTCGCCCTGGGTGATCGGGGAGATGGTCGCGGGCGAGGGCGTGAGCTTCGGCGGCCCCGGCAGCGGCCCGGAGAGCGCCGCCGGGGAGAGCCGTTGAGCCGCCGACTGGCGCCGATGGGCTTCGTTCCGCCCGACCGCGCCACGGCGACCGAACTGTGGGTGGTACGCCACGGCGAGAGCACCTGGAACATCGAGGGCCGCTACCAGGGCCAGACCGATGTGCCGCTCTCGCATGTGGGAGTGCTTCAGGCGGCCAGCCTCGCCGAGCGCCTGACCGGCCAGGCGTTCGCCGCGGTGTACTCCAGCGACCTGCGTCGCGCCGTGCAGACGGCCGAGGCTGTGGCTGAGCGCCTCAGTGGGCCACCGGCCCTCACGCTGGAGCCCGAACTGCGCGAGATTGACGTGGGTGAGCTCTCGGGGCTGGTGTACGCCGACATCCGCGAGCGGCATCCGCAGTATCTCAGCGACCTCACCGCCGACCCCTGGCAGACTCGGCGGCCCGGCGGCGAGAGTATGCAGGACCTGTCGGCGCGCAGCGGCGCGGCCCTGCGGGCGATCTGCGCGCGCCACCCCGGCGAGCGGGTGCTCGTGTTCACGCACGGCGGCGTGGTGCGCGTGGCGGTCGGGCTGGCGCTGGGCGGCGTTCCCGAGGGCGCCTGGGCGCGCCTGAGCGTGACGAACACCAGCATCACCCGCGTGCTTCTCGACGCCAGCCGGGGCACCCTGCTGGGCTTCAACGACGACGCGCACCTCGAAGACCTCAGCCACGCCACCGAGGCCGACGACGTTCTGGGTCAGGCGCCCTGAACTTCTGCGGGCGGAGCCGGCCGGCGTTCGTGTGACCCGGCCGGACCCCGCGCCTCTGGGCGCGGCCTGCGCCCCAAATGCTCTAGGCTGACCGTCATCATGAGACCTCGCCCGCACCCGAGAGGGGAGCCGACGCCGTGACGGACGCGGCGCCTTCCCCGTCCGTTTCCCCCGGCTCCCTGCTGGAGCGCTACCTCGCGGGCGACCTGCGCGCCCTGGCCCGCGCCCTGACTCTGGCCGAGGCGGGCGAGGACGCGGCCCGGCCCCTGCTGCGCGCTGCCCACGCCCGCGCCGCCGCGCCGGGCACGCGCGCCGTGGTGCTGGGCGTGACCGGTAGCCCCGGCAGTGGCAAGAGCACCCTGGTAGACGCATTAATCGCCGAACTGCGCGCGCGCGGCGAGCGGGTGGCCGTGCTGGCGGTGGACCCCAGCAGCCCGTATTCGGGCGGGGCCATCCTGGGCGACCGGATCCGGATGCTGCGCCATCACGCCGACGCGGGTGTGTTCGTGCGCTCGCTCGCCAGCCGGGGCGCGCTGGGCGGCCTCTCGGCGCGGACTCTGGGCGTGCTCGCGCTGCTGGAGGGCGCGGGTTTCGGCTGGGTCATTCTGGAGACGGTGGGGGTCGGGCAGTCCGAGGTGGACGTGGCCGCCGCCTGCGATCACACCCTGCTCGTGGTGACGCCGGCGGGCGGCGACGGCGTGCAGGCCTTCAAGGCGGGCATCATGGAAATAGCGGACGTGATCGCGGTGAACAAGAGTGACCTGCCCGGCGCCGACCGCACCGTGCGCGAGCTGCTGGCCGCACAGGGCCTGGGCCACCACGGCCCCGAGACGTGGCTGGCCCCGGTGCGCCGCACGGTGGCGGGCCGAACGGGCGGCGGTGTGGACGGCGAACCCCAGGGCGTGTCCGAACTGGTCGCGGCCGTGGAGGCCCACCGCGCCTGGCTGGGCGAGGCGGGCCTCGGTGCCCGCCGCGAGGCCCGCGCCGAGTTCGAGGTCCGGACGCTGGTGCAGGCCCGGCTGCTGCGCCGCGCCCAGGCGGCGGGCGGCGAACTCTACGCCCGCGTGGCGAACGGCGAACTGGACGCCGACGCGGCGGCCGACACGCTGCTGGGGGCGCCAG
The DNA window shown above is from Deinococcus sp. Leaf326 and carries:
- a CDS encoding histidine phosphatase family protein, coding for MSRRLAPMGFVPPDRATATELWVVRHGESTWNIEGRYQGQTDVPLSHVGVLQAASLAERLTGQAFAAVYSSDLRRAVQTAEAVAERLSGPPALTLEPELREIDVGELSGLVYADIRERHPQYLSDLTADPWQTRRPGGESMQDLSARSGAALRAICARHPGERVLVFTHGGVVRVAVGLALGGVPEGAWARLSVTNTSITRVLLDASRGTLLGFNDDAHLEDLSHATEADDVLGQAP
- the meaB gene encoding methylmalonyl Co-A mutase-associated GTPase MeaB — its product is MTDAAPSPSVSPGSLLERYLAGDLRALARALTLAEAGEDAARPLLRAAHARAAAPGTRAVVLGVTGSPGSGKSTLVDALIAELRARGERVAVLAVDPSSPYSGGAILGDRIRMLRHHADAGVFVRSLASRGALGGLSARTLGVLALLEGAGFGWVILETVGVGQSEVDVAAACDHTLLVVTPAGGDGVQAFKAGIMEIADVIAVNKSDLPGADRTVRELLAAQGLGHHGPETWLAPVRRTVAGRTGGGVDGEPQGVSELVAAVEAHRAWLGEAGLGARREARAEFEVRTLVQARLLRRAQAAGGELYARVANGELDADAAADTLLGAPA
- the purM gene encoding phosphoribosylformylglycinamidine cyclo-ligase; translated protein: MTDSKSGAGAAPAAAHGAQDAETGQGQGAAYRRAGVDIDAGHRAVALMKGAVARTHTPQVLGGLGGFGGLFRAEFAGMAEPVLVASTDGVGTKTKVAVRTGRYGGLGADIVNHCVNDILVQGARPLFFLDYVAMGRLSPEKVAEIVTGAAGACEALGVALLGGETAEMPGVYVEGELDIVGTIVGVVDRPRLIDGRRIEPGDVVVALPSSGLHTNGFSLARLALDDLDWEEARDDLGGLSLAEVLPVPHRSYLPAFAALEAAGVDVRGMAHITGGGLVDNPPRVFPGGVGMRIDTGSWTVPPVFELIVARSGAERREAFRALNMGVGFLFILPAAQQQEALSALLAAGESPWVIGEMVAGEGVSFGGPGSGPESAAGESR